A single window of Granulicella sibirica DNA harbors:
- the treZ gene encoding malto-oligosyltrehalose trehalohydrolase produces MHEFKVWAPKPKKIAVKMADQTVEMVGPDAKGWWKAKVQMAGNGTDYGFLLDDDTTPYPDPRSLWQPHGVHGTSRVYDQHAFAWKDRDWYGPPFGGAILYELHIGTFTEGGTFDAAIERLGYLRDLGVTHIEIMPVNSFPGAQGWGYDGVALYAVQDNYGGPDGLKRFVDAAHATGLAVILDVVYNHFGPTGNYTGKFGPYVTDRHRTPWGDAVNFEEAGSDEVRRFFCDNALMWMRDYHIDGLRLDAIHEFMDRSAVHFLEQLSAEVETLGATLQRKLILIAESDLNDPKIVKPIEAGGFGIDAQWSDDFHHALFTLMHMEPEGAGYYSDFGSFEKLVKALTRIFVFDGGYSRYRNRSHGRPVDGLSAHHFISFIQNHDQIGNRAKGERLEHLVGMKRAKMAAGLLLTAPFIPMLFQGEEFAASTPYLYFADHEDEVMAKAVSEGRKKEFAAFGFANEEIADPEKVETFQRSKLDWSEVHEGKHAEMLEWFCALIKLRRHSQSLNDGDKNHVEIRYSEEKRWLEMRRGLIAVICNLGNEPATFGAMEDARVVLSTIEGLCTVDGKVEVAADGFAILSAEYESID; encoded by the coding sequence ATGCATGAGTTCAAAGTGTGGGCACCCAAGCCGAAGAAGATCGCGGTAAAGATGGCCGATCAGACGGTGGAGATGGTTGGACCGGACGCGAAAGGGTGGTGGAAGGCGAAGGTGCAGATGGCGGGTAACGGGACCGACTACGGGTTCCTGCTCGACGACGACACGACGCCGTACCCGGATCCGCGGAGCCTGTGGCAGCCGCATGGGGTGCATGGGACCTCGCGAGTCTATGACCAGCATGCCTTTGCGTGGAAGGATAGGGACTGGTACGGGCCCCCATTCGGGGGCGCAATTTTGTACGAGTTGCATATCGGGACGTTTACCGAGGGCGGGACGTTCGATGCGGCGATTGAAAGGCTCGGATACCTGAGGGACCTCGGGGTGACGCACATCGAGATCATGCCGGTGAACTCGTTTCCCGGGGCGCAGGGTTGGGGCTACGACGGGGTTGCGCTATACGCGGTGCAGGATAATTATGGCGGGCCGGATGGGCTGAAGCGGTTTGTCGACGCGGCACATGCGACGGGGTTGGCGGTGATCCTGGACGTGGTCTACAACCACTTTGGGCCTACGGGGAATTACACCGGGAAGTTTGGCCCATACGTGACGGATCGGCACCGGACGCCATGGGGCGACGCGGTCAATTTCGAAGAGGCGGGCAGCGACGAGGTGCGGCGCTTCTTCTGCGATAACGCTCTGATGTGGATGCGGGATTACCACATCGACGGTCTGCGGCTGGATGCAATTCACGAGTTCATGGACCGGTCGGCGGTGCACTTCCTGGAACAGCTTTCGGCAGAGGTCGAGACGCTTGGGGCGACACTGCAGCGGAAGCTGATCCTGATCGCGGAAAGCGATTTGAACGATCCGAAGATCGTGAAGCCGATCGAGGCTGGCGGCTTCGGAATCGATGCGCAATGGAGCGATGACTTTCACCATGCGCTGTTCACGCTGATGCATATGGAGCCGGAGGGTGCCGGGTACTACAGCGACTTCGGATCGTTCGAGAAGCTGGTGAAGGCGCTTACGCGGATCTTCGTATTCGATGGCGGGTACTCACGGTATCGGAACCGTTCCCACGGGCGACCAGTGGACGGGCTTTCGGCGCATCACTTCATCAGCTTTATTCAGAATCACGATCAGATTGGGAACCGTGCGAAGGGCGAACGGCTTGAGCATCTCGTCGGAATGAAGCGGGCGAAGATGGCGGCGGGGCTTTTACTGACGGCTCCATTTATCCCGATGCTGTTCCAGGGGGAAGAGTTTGCGGCTTCGACACCGTATCTCTACTTTGCCGATCATGAAGACGAGGTGATGGCGAAGGCGGTCTCCGAAGGGCGCAAGAAGGAGTTCGCAGCGTTCGGGTTCGCCAATGAGGAGATCGCGGATCCGGAGAAGGTGGAGACGTTCCAGAGGTCGAAGCTGGACTGGAGCGAGGTGCATGAGGGCAAGCACGCGGAGATGCTGGAGTGGTTCTGCGCGCTGATCAAGCTGCGGAGGCATTCTCAGTCTCTGAACGATGGTGACAAGAACCATGTCGAAATCCGGTACAGCGAGGAGAAGCGCTGGCTGGAGATGCGACGCGGGCTGATCGCGGTGATCTGCAACCTGGGGAACGAGCCGGCAACGTTTGGCGCGATGGAAGACGCGCGCGTGGTGCTGAGCACGATCGAGGGCCTTTGTACGGTGGATGGGAAGGTAGAAGTCGCTGCCGATGGATTCGCCATCCTCTCGGCTGAGTACGAGTCGATCGACTAG
- a CDS encoding copper-binding protein translates to MLPVCHDTLPAPALYASTERVSCFSFLPSLLLGAALLSPGAFLASARAQTPAAAPAATASSQRGTVKAVTGSSLTLSTDAGKDVAVTLSDKVRVLQVAPGSKDLKDATTIQVTDVAVGDKVLVTGKAGDTPDTMTVSRVIVMKSTDIAEKHAAEQADWQKRGSGGLVSAVDAGTGTITVSNGAKKTQVMTSGTTVFRRYAGDSVKFEDAQLGTMAQVQPGDQVRVRGAKSEDGTSIQAEEVVSGSFRNIAGTVASIDGAAGTVTIKDLATKRTVVVKVTANSEVKKLPPEAAARFAARAKAAGAGGDAKPGGAAPASASAGAPSGAGGEGGRRPGGEDGPGSSGGGRSAGMDLSQMLARLPDGKLADLKAGDAVMIVASQTQPGAGSVTAVTMLSGVEPILAATPSGSPAMTLSPWSMGGAPEGGGGGGGGR, encoded by the coding sequence ATGTTGCCCGTGTGCCACGACACTCTCCCTGCGCCTGCTCTCTATGCCTCTACGGAACGGGTTAGCTGCTTTTCCTTCCTTCCTTCTCTCCTGCTGGGTGCGGCACTTCTATCGCCGGGAGCGTTTCTGGCCTCGGCTCGAGCGCAGACCCCTGCCGCTGCACCGGCGGCCACAGCGAGCTCTCAGCGTGGGACGGTAAAGGCTGTTACGGGAAGCAGCCTGACGCTTTCGACCGACGCAGGCAAAGATGTTGCAGTGACGCTATCCGATAAGGTGCGGGTTCTGCAGGTTGCGCCCGGAAGCAAAGATCTTAAGGATGCGACCACGATTCAGGTGACGGATGTCGCGGTTGGGGACAAGGTTCTGGTGACGGGTAAGGCCGGCGACACTCCGGATACAATGACGGTGTCGCGTGTGATCGTCATGAAGTCGACCGATATCGCGGAGAAGCATGCGGCGGAACAGGCGGACTGGCAGAAGCGCGGGTCGGGTGGATTGGTGAGCGCGGTGGATGCGGGGACCGGGACGATCACCGTTTCGAACGGCGCGAAGAAGACGCAGGTGATGACGAGCGGCACCACGGTATTTCGCCGGTACGCCGGCGACTCGGTGAAGTTTGAAGACGCGCAGCTTGGCACCATGGCGCAAGTCCAGCCGGGCGACCAGGTGAGAGTGCGGGGCGCAAAATCCGAAGATGGGACGTCGATCCAGGCAGAAGAGGTTGTAAGCGGAAGCTTCCGCAACATTGCAGGGACGGTAGCGTCGATCGACGGTGCGGCTGGGACCGTGACGATCAAGGACCTGGCGACGAAGAGGACGGTCGTCGTGAAGGTCACGGCCAACTCCGAGGTGAAGAAGCTTCCGCCGGAGGCCGCCGCTCGGTTTGCAGCACGGGCGAAGGCCGCAGGCGCCGGTGGCGATGCCAAGCCCGGCGGTGCAGCTCCAGCTTCGGCTTCGGCGGGTGCACCGTCGGGTGCGGGCGGAGAGGGCGGGCGGCGTCCGGGCGGCGAGGACGGACCGGGCAGCTCTGGCGGTGGACGCTCCGCCGGGATGGATCTTTCGCAGATGCTGGCGCGTCTTCCTGATGGGAAGCTGGCGGACCTGAAAGCGGGCGATGCCGTGATGATCGTCGCCTCGCAGACACAGCCGGGAGCCGGTTCGGTGACGGCGGTGACAATGTTGTCTGGGGTTGAGCCGATTCTTGCGGCGACTCCGAGCGGAAGCCCGGCGATGACACTCTCGCCTTGGAGCATGGGCGGTGCGCCGGAAGGCGGCGGCGGTGGTGGTGGCGGGCGGTAA